The Williamwhitmania sp. genome contains the following window.
CCAATTTTGGTAACACGCAAAACCGAATCAATGCCCTTAAAAAATTCGGGGTCAATATCTTCGGTAAACTCAACAAATACGGAGGTGTCTCCACCTTGGGCATGAAGCTTTAGGTCGTCCTGATTTTCGTTGGCAACAATTTTTCCTTTACTTATAATTATGACCTTGCTACACACGGCCTCTACCTCTTGCATGATATGGGTGGAGAGCATCACTGTCTTTGTTTTCCCAACCTCTTTGATTAGGTTTCGAATATCCACAATTTGGTTGGGGTCAAGGCCCGTTGTGGGCTCGTCAAGAATGAGCACCTCTGGGTCGTGAATTAGGGCTTGAGCTAGGCCAACTCGTTGTCGATAACCCTTGCTGAGCATGGATATTTTTTTGTGCTTTTCCATCCCAAGTCCAGTAAGTTCAACGAGGTCGTCGACTCGCTGTTGAAGATTTTTCACGCGATGTAAATTACCAATGAAGGTTAAAAACTCCTTCACATACATATCAGTATAGAGTGGATTGTGCTCTGGCAGGTAGCCTATCAAACTTTTAATGGTAAATGGATCTGCCGAAACATCGATGTTGTTGATAAGGGCAACGCCGGAATTGGGGTGGATCACGCCAACGAGGGTTTTCATGAGCGTTGATTTTCCTGCACCATTTGGGCCGAGAAATCCAACGACCTCTCCTGAATTTACGGTGAAAGAAACATCATCAAGTGCTTTCTGTTCTCCGTAAAGTTTGGTTATATTGCGTACTTCAATGGACATGGCTATATTTTGTAGATCGACAAAGCTACAAATTACCAGAAAATATCGTATCAAATGACACAGAT
Protein-coding sequences here:
- the gldA gene encoding gliding motility-associated ABC transporter ATP-binding subunit GldA; its protein translation is MSIEVRNITKLYGEQKALDDVSFTVNSGEVVGFLGPNGAGKSTLMKTLVGVIHPNSGVALINNIDVSADPFTIKSLIGYLPEHNPLYTDMYVKEFLTFIGNLHRVKNLQQRVDDLVELTGLGMEKHKKISMLSKGYRQRVGLAQALIHDPEVLILDEPTTGLDPNQIVDIRNLIKEVGKTKTVMLSTHIMQEVEAVCSKVIIISKGKIVANENQDDLKLHAQGGDTSVFVEFTEDIDPEFFKGIDSVLRVTKIGARGWMLLVEKNGDPRVAIFNKAVQQGATIITLQTQEKHLEDVFHELTLDGNR